A stretch of DNA from Thunnus thynnus chromosome 16, fThuThy2.1, whole genome shotgun sequence:
TTGTAGCGCTTGAAAAAGGACCATATAAGAGATCAGTAGACTTGCGCTATCTCATCTGTGCccttttgttttacagtgtataGATAGCTCCCAGTCCAAGCCCACTTATGGAGGAATTGGGCTCACTGATGAGCACTGCTACCAGTGAAACCCTTCATCATTCTATCCACGTCGGCTTGTGTAGGGAAGGTTAGGCCTCTCAGGGTTGCATCGCCACATACTGAAGCACCAGAGAGAATGGCTGAATCAAGAATAATCACTCACTATCCATCACAGTGGCCCTCTGATTGATATGTTTTGGCTTAATCTCTCATTTTCAGTGAGATAAACATGGGCAAGCACAGCTTGAATAAGCTCTCCGTCCCCCAACATAACTGCTGCTCTACCTTAGTGCATCCACTGAGACCCATTTTGATCAAGGCAACTGGAGGGAAAAACATTCACTCAACCTTGCAAGCTTTCACAGGCCAGCTGGCAGGCAAAGAGTGACAACAGCAAATGCAGCCCTCGATGAGATAACATAGTCCAGTTTGAAAATCTAGAAAACTACAGAACCAGAGAGTTAACATAAGGCGCAAGAGGCTGAATGAACATGGATAAAATGCTGTGACTGAGgtttgaaacagagaaaaggcaaAGTCTGGGAGCGCAATAACATTAGcttattgctttttcttttttcctctttattttttcccttgAAAAGATATTTGTACACACCACATAATCATATAAATACACTTTacaatgtaatataaaatatttttcttaaaagcaATATGTTCAGGGTTTGGTTCAGTATGCTTAAGATACCTGCACCATATGAAAAATAATGActcaaaagaataaaaaaggcACTTCCAGGTGTTGTTCATTGACTCTTGAGTAAGTGATGGCTACTGCTGTGACATATATGTAACAGCATTTGTGCTCACGTTTCGTTTCTCTGCCACTAAAACATGTCCTGGACAACGAGGCACTGTAGCTAAGTGGTTAagatttcctctgttttcatgCAAAGATCCactctcatctcatctctgtctcttgttGCTCTTCATTCCAGTAATATCTATAAACTGGCTGCTACATTTCATCATCCTTCGTCTTCTCACTTCCTCATTTCTCCACGTCAACTTTCTTTTGTCCTCAGACTTCGACTTCACGCAGTCCCTCCTGCGTGCCAGGTGTCGCCATGCTGATGTCAAAGCACGTCACCATCATGACACGGGACTTGCATAGGTTGACACAAAACTCTAGCTCCTCTGTGACCTGTGCCAAGGCCTCCAGGTACTCTGGAGACTCTTTATCCAAATTCTGGTCCACTTCAACTGTTGAAAAAAAGGACATTAATGTTTAGTTAGATAGTTTGTCACTTAAGATCCCTTAAAAATGTGTACATGATATTAAAAGAAGTTACTTACACTCTCCTGTCCACTTGCTTGGATCCATCATCAGCCGGGATTTGgtgtcctccagctcctccaacAACACCTCATGCTTTGCTCTCAGTTCCCTCACTTGCTGTTGCCTTCTTTCCAATATCTTCAGCTTACTGTTAAAATACAGCAGGCcctgagagaaaaaagaaagataattgAATACAGTGTCCATGTACAATcaaattaaaacttaaaagtgattttaaaaaatctaacaagctatgttttactgtaaatttgaGATTTTGCGATGGAAAAAGTCTTCCATTTCTGCCATTGTGGGCTGAATTATGCTTATGCAAAAACTCTTAATACAGTCTGTGCCACTTACAGTACAATTACACCTCAGTCCCCAAGAAAAATAAACTCACCTTGTCAACATCCTGGAATGGTTGCTGAAGGAAAGATTgtaggaaaacagaaaaaaaaaacaaattacaatgCTGAGCAAGACAGAATAGTATATCAACAGCATATAATCTTAATACATGTATACATGCAAACAGTGAGTGAATATACACACAGTAGACTCAAGATATTGATGTAAATGTGCAAGATTCCAATACTAATTTCAAAATGGTAAAAGGGAAAAGCAGTTAATTATTTGTCGGTCTGGCAGTGATGGCTGGCAGGGGAAAATTAAAGATCCTAATTGAAAGTAAAAATCAAACTACTATCTAGCAGATTTAATATCTTCTTTTAACAAATCCCTGTCTGGCTGTGCTGAACTTGTGGAAGCAGTTAATGAACCACAGAAGAGGAGTCAGCTATAAAAAGCGATCAGGCAGCCAGTGATGAGTGCTAGCGGTGAGCTGATTTGGGATGGTGTTGGGCTTTCTTGCATTCATCACACATTCCCTAACCAATCTCCTCAGaacatctttttcatttttacttccCCCACATCACCACCGTCTTCAGCTGTAAGTCGAGTCATCACTCATATCCAAACCAATTAACCCTCTTCAGTAATTGCCTCCTGAACTCTTGACATTTCTGAGGAGGCCTGCCAAAATACCAAGCTATGGGAACCTCGGCACAGACATTTTAACTCAAGGATTTGCCACTGAGCTGACTGAAGGTCAGACGTCTGAGACATATTATTCCTGTCTTgttctttaaaaagaaactggGAAGAAGTGAGCTAAGACATTCCCACAAAGCAAGTCAATGTGGCACATCTTGAGCATGTATGGGGTCAATGTCACATATGCAAAATATTGCTAAGGCTTAGCAAGTTGGATTCATACAGTAAGACCTTAACCCAGACATTACATGATCCAAAGTTCAGCACGATGAACCACCATGCAGAACACGTCAGGAGTGACCCTCTGCTCACCTCTGTGGTTTCTTCCTGACGTCGCCTCTGGAGCCGTTCCACATCATCGATCTCATACACCTTTATCTCAAAAGGCTCCTTCAGTGGTCCAGACATAGGGGGTAAGTCCACCCACTGGCCTGCTGTGCCCACCTTCTTCCCCAAGGAAGAGGTGTCTGGTAGTGGTGCCGGGATCAGCCGTCTTCTCTGGAAGCCTACAAAGTTATGCACACGATCAGACAGGTACCAGTTACGTTAGTGACATACAATAGTATTATTTGCTGGGATCTGTGAGTAAATATGTATGAGTCTCACTCTGAGATGTAAAGTGATGCAAGGCTTTACACAGGCCAGCCGAGTTGTGGTGATTGCATATTTATAAGGATTTCATGAGTTTCTATTCTCTAACCCTGTATCCACAGCCTAAATAAATTCAAATGGTTGGTCTGACACACATAAATTCAAATGCTTATATGTACAGGGCTACACAAACCTGATCCAGGTCACCACCACTCATGTTCAATTCAATCTTATTTGATCATCACACAGTTCCAGTCGTCTTGTTTGAAACATTCATTATCATTTTCCCATATATGTATGAATAATGTATGCTGCTGATTCAGGAGGACAGAAAATCCAATGAAATACCGATTCGGGAGTGTAATATGAATGGATTTATAAAGTTAGGACCCCTATATGGTTAATTTCCTCAGAGATAGCATTCATTTCTATATGCTATTTCAATGTGTGTAGTTCCATGGACTAGCACTGTTGCTACTGCCAGTatgatatattaataatatttggGAATATTACCTATACTTGCTACATgtaaaacaccaaaacacaaatgtgtttctCACCATTTGCTCTCTTCTTGGGATACTTGGAGCTCCTTGTTCTGCCTGAAGATGACATGCCGCTCTCGCTCATCGAGTCGTGGGCAGAGGAAGCGCTGCCTGTGGCTTCACTGTCACGGATCATACTCTCATATCCACTGCTGCCGCCACTGTGGTAGAAAAGAGCTGTGCGGCCCATAGCGGGAGGCAGCTCCCCACTCAACACACTACTGTTGTCACTGCCATGGCCGCTGCTGTAGCGTTGAGGCCGCCTGGGTGCTGTAATTTTGCTGTATGGAGAGGGCAGCATGGCTATGGGGGATTTGTCATCACTCACATTCACCCCACTGTCATTCCCACTGTCTGAATCTCCAGAACCTCTCATGTGTTTGCCTGATATGTTGCCTGTTGCCAGTTCACTCACACGGCTGTTGGCAGCCCTCATGGCCTGCTTTGTGCCCATGATAGTTCCTCTCCCAGGCTTGCTgttgacagcagcagtggtcCGAGGAGCTGATGTCCTTCCTGATGGAGGAAGATTGGCATTGGTATTTCTGGTCACGGCAGTGGCCAAAGATTTGGTGGAGGAGCTTAGGCCCTTGGAGTTGTTTGCTGACAGTGAGCGCGCCTTACTACCATTGACTGCTCCTAATGCTCTGGGATTTACAGAAGCTTTTACCTGACCAGGTTTGCTTATATTTCCTGTACTTGGGGACGATGGGCAAGTAGCAATAGGAGCACTGGATGAATTAGGAATACCAAATCTCGGAATGGATTTGCTGGATTTGCTACTGCTGCTCCCCAGACTTGCTCCACTATTCTCCCTACTAAGCGCAGCTCTGGAACCTGATAAAGACAGGCTTTCACACCTCTCCAGAGACATTTGACTGCCATAATGCTGCCCAGTTTCACCTCTAGGCCCTCTGGCCTTCAGACTCGAGGTAACTTTGGCTGTGTTGAGGTCGGATTTGAGGCTGGAATTTTTGAAACTGGTGGAGTCTACTCTGTGACGTACCTCAAGCTCATCCTCTGATACAGCTGCCCTTGCTCCAAAGGCCCTCCCTGCCTCCCCGTATGCTGACTTTAAGGCACTTTGGGGCAGCAGGGTCTTAGTTTTATGGTCAAGACTGGACTTTCTCACTGGCGGGGGAGGAGGTGAGGTGCAACCAGGTTTAGGGAGATTGCTTGATTTCTGTGAGTTAGCCTTGTTGTTTTTCCCCAGAGAGGAGAATTTAAGGCTTGTGGTAGATGCAATAATGTCTTGGGTTCCCTTGTAGTCTGTGGAGGAATGGATAACGGGCACTGTTCCCAGGGTGGTGGCACCTCGCCTCAGCTGAGGCATTTTGCTGGGTGGATCGGATTTCTTACTGGCTGACTTCTCACAGCCGTCGACCACCCTTTGGGATGAGGTAGACCCCTGCACCTTGGGTGGGCGAGGTacactgttgctgttgttggaCGTTTTGCTTGAAGGGATGCCACTGGGAGGATTTCTGAGAAACTTGCTGGTGTTGCTGGAGTCAGAATACTGAGGTTCTGAGTGGTTGTCCATGCGCTGCCAAGGATCTTCCTGCTTAGTCTCTTGCCTTGGTGGCTCTCTATTGttgctgctactgctactaaTATGACAGATGGATGAGGTAGGTTTGATCTTCCTGGGAAGACTGGAGTGGACTATGGAGGGGCCCTGTGGAAGTTGGGAGGAGCTAAGAGAGTGAGCTTTAGTTATTTTAGAGGTGAATCTGAGGGAGCCTTTGGCTGATTCTGGAGATGGGGGGCACTTTGTCAAGGATAGTTTGCTTGAGGCAGCACTGTCACTGTCTAGTTCAGAAAAACTAAATCCACTGTCATTTAAGGAGTTCTTGGCATCTCTAGGAGAGGACACACAATGGAACATATCCAGAGAATCAAAGTAAAAGGTGGCCTCTGGTCCCATGTGTTTGGCCTGTGGAAGGAAGACATCTGTAGAATGAGCCCCTTCACTCTCCAAGGTGCAGACACTAACCTCACTCAGCCAAGAGCTGATAGATGAACCCCTGCTATCTATACACTCATTTGCTCCCTCCTGGAGGGGTGTGACCGCAATGTTCACCTCGGATCCTCCCACAGCTGATGTGTAGGCGTCAAATTCATCATTGATGCTGCTAATGATGCTGACAGGTCGGGAACCAGAGGCCAGGGCCTGAAGGGAGCAGTCACTGTTAAAGCTGATAATGCTGGATGGCCGACCCTTATCAACAATACTGCCTATAGACAGCTCCTCCACTACAGTGAACACCAGCTCATCCTCTCCATTCAGCTCTACAGGCTGCTGCAAGGTGACAGTGGCTCTAAGGATGTCTCGATCCAGACATCTTTCCCTCAAGGTGGAGTGCACCTGGCAGACCTCAACTGGAGCTCTGACCATAGGGGAAGTGCAAAGATCTCTTCTTTTCACAGCTTGGTGGCTCATTCCCACAGGAGGCATTCTGGTGCTGGATCTTTCCTCCTTATCTGCATTTTCCTTGCTGGAGTCTTTCTGCTGTGAAGGAGGTGGGGCTGGCTTCGGCAAGGCTTTCTTGTTGAAGTAGACCTTCTCCCTCACCACAGGCTCAGAATTAGGTGCTGCAGCAGTTGCCAGTTTAGTAGTGCTAACTCTGCTTTCTGAAACCAAGTCCTTCTCACCATCAGCACTGGTTCTGCATACATTTTGAACACTCTCTGATGGTGCCCTTTCTGCAGGTATGCATTGCCTCTTGGCATTCTCCTGTTTAGATTTAGTGTTGGGACTGCAGGATGGATGTGCTGCAACAGATTTAGGAGATTGTTTGGGTGAGATGCCCTCTTGGGTGTAAGGAAATTTCTCTATAGTCTTTGGTGAAACAGAGCCTTGGCTCTCCTTAGATTTGTCCATCTTGGGGCTAGCCTGGCTTCGCTTGCCCTCTCCAACAAAGGCAGTGGGTTCTTCACTGCCATCTATACACTCCAGCCTCTCCTGCAGCTCAGCAAATGTGTTGCATTTAAAGAACTGGTCTCTGTCCAGAGGGCCCTCTTTTGTAGACTTCTTCTTATTCAGGGAGGGGATGATTGGAACAAAGGCAGGTGGGCCTTCATTGTCACTAAGTTCCCTGTCTGAGATTGCAGCTCCACCAGGGCCCACGTAAATGACAGTATCACAAGACTGCTCACTACTGGAGGAGTAGTCTGGGTCACTGAGTAGAGAGGGCAGGTCTGGGTCCAGGGCTACCGTCCGAGGGTGGAAGGGCCTTAGGTGGGGCGGCCGGCGGATCCTCCCTTCCTCACAGGAACTTTCCCCTCCAGATGAACTGGATGCATACTGCAAAGCAGAGTTCAAGCAAAAGAGACATGTGTCTTTTGggatttaataattaaaaatgatctCATTAAGTGATGACAGTAATATGATCATAtctttgtaaaatattaatgtaacaATCTTGTCTTTCCCTTAAAccattttaaccattttaattTAGTATAATAATTTCATGACAATGCTAGAGTGAAATAAATCTTGGGGCAAATATTAATTCCTATGAAATTACCAGTCAATATTTATCTAAAGGTTAGAGTGCACATCAATAGTCACACAGAAATTAATGTCAATAATATGAATTGCTGTATGTGGACTGCATTATAATCATGCCTGGAACCAATACCAAATAAATACATGCTGTCATTCCACCTAATTATCTGGAGCATATATTTCCCTAATCTGAGGGAATGCATTACACAGTTCCTTAGGCAGTGGTATTGATTACATGATTATGTGTTGAGGAGCTGAATAAAACTAGCTCTGAGTTACTGCACTAATAATCTTTCATTTGCAGAGgcattcacacattcatttgcTTAATTACTTCAAAATTacaggaagaagaaacatttaaagacTTAAGTCATGGCATGAAATACGATGAATATAATTAAAGTTGCATAAGCATATTAGGAATGTAATTGCTGTAATAGCAACACTTAAATATAATGTTAAATAACAATTACTTTGCATTCATCACTTATATACAATTGACAACATCAAATGGAGCCCAATTATTGCAGGAATCATAGTTAAGAAGTATCATACTTTTAGTTGCTAAATGcctattttgttattttaaaaatgtaccaCTACTACTGTCTGGAATGTCATATAGTTTATCAGTTTTCTACTGTTTATCCAGATTTATCAGTTTATCAGCGTACcttagttttctttttcctcatgCGGTGGATGCGGGATGCCAGCTGGATAGTGGTGAGTGAGTCAGCGTAGTTGGCGGGAGAATCGGAGATATGGGCGATCATGGTGGTTCTGCAGTTGATGTTGCCAAGGGACTCCCTCAACAACATTGTCAGTTTGCTGTCCCTACAAGGTTGACATTGTTATTAGCAAATGGCACAGCCCTatttcacaatgacaataaaggtaGTTGACATGATTTCAAAAGGCTCTCCAGGAGGAGTCATTTTGAAGTCTctaaactgaaaaatattccCACATGACAAGTCATTAATCTTTTCATACCTGACTTAGCATAATATAATCT
This window harbors:
- the kif26ab gene encoding kinesin-like protein KIF26A isoform X1; this translates as MNSFGGNPTPDGGDPNNRMFTVEGCPSGESPATPRKRLPSVEDARCSSRPPPEGAGSVSISESEEKGGFCQQCQKKVSELRKQALALADQNSLKDPGYATFLFEQLQVPGNNEAGVSCCQVCFTPLCQLRQEALQTLHAPILAFSSDMAALPTTSFLPQPSRFTVSSSSTNAKQLSKGQPVTHSVLPLGERHMVPGWSQNPSVSSGPKTSIQVTVAGGQLTGSPSSVTIQAQQYLEGMWSISRVNNFLPQPKPAQGLMGETDRDVTALEAPVTTMTTTTTTTSSSILTPCRLRSSSQPGLPSPITNASSSPSPSSSAAASFFIRAAQKLNLSSKRKKHQPSLLHPQEPSIYPTNFSGILQVSPPPAPPCLLRAVSKVKENPGMGKVKVMMRICPSLEAADSSESQSFLKVDSRKKQLTLYDPASSPHSSSGHRRSATVAVPKIFAFDAVFTQDASQAEVCSGTVAEVIQSVVNGADGCIFCFGQVKLGKTYTMIGKDSSTQSLGIVPCAISWLFKLINERKEKTGTRFSVRVSAVEIFGKDEELKDLLSEVSTGSLQEGQSPGIHLREDPICGTQLQNQSELRAPTAEKAAFFLDAAISARSTSRPNADEEERRNSHMLFTLHIYQYRMEKSGKGGMSGGRSRLHLIDLGSCEKVLSKSRDGGGGLCLSLNALGNVIMALANGAKHVPYRDSKLTMLLRESLGNINCRTTMIAHISDSPANYADSLTTIQLASRIHRMRKKKTKYASSSSGGESSCEEGRIRRPPHLRPFHPRTVALDPDLPSLLSDPDYSSSSEQSCDTVIYVGPGGAAISDRELSDNEGPPAFVPIIPSLNKKKSTKEGPLDRDQFFKCNTFAELQERLECIDGSEEPTAFVGEGKRSQASPKMDKSKESQGSVSPKTIEKFPYTQEGISPKQSPKSVAAHPSCSPNTKSKQENAKRQCIPAERAPSESVQNVCRTSADGEKDLVSESRVSTTKLATAAAPNSEPVVREKVYFNKKALPKPAPPPSQQKDSSKENADKEERSSTRMPPVGMSHQAVKRRDLCTSPMVRAPVEVCQVHSTLRERCLDRDILRATVTLQQPVELNGEDELVFTVVEELSIGSIVDKGRPSSIISFNSDCSLQALASGSRPVSIISSINDEFDAYTSAVGGSEVNIAVTPLQEGANECIDSRGSSISSWLSEVSVCTLESEGAHSTDVFLPQAKHMGPEATFYFDSLDMFHCVSSPRDAKNSLNDSGFSFSELDSDSAASSKLSLTKCPPSPESAKGSLRFTSKITKAHSLSSSQLPQGPSIVHSSLPRKIKPTSSICHISSSSSNNREPPRQETKQEDPWQRMDNHSEPQYSDSSNTSKFLRNPPSGIPSSKTSNNSNSVPRPPKVQGSTSSQRVVDGCEKSASKKSDPPSKMPQLRRGATTLGTVPVIHSSTDYKGTQDIIASTTSLKFSSLGKNNKANSQKSSNLPKPGCTSPPPPPVRKSSLDHKTKTLLPQSALKSAYGEAGRAFGARAAVSEDELEVRHRVDSTSFKNSSLKSDLNTAKVTSSLKARGPRGETGQHYGSQMSLERCESLSLSGSRAALSRENSGASLGSSSSKSSKSIPRFGIPNSSSAPIATCPSSPSTGNISKPGQVKASVNPRALGAVNGSKARSLSANNSKGLSSSTKSLATAVTRNTNANLPPSGRTSAPRTTAAVNSKPGRGTIMGTKQAMRAANSRVSELATGNISGKHMRGSGDSDSGNDSGVNVSDDKSPIAMLPSPYSKITAPRRPQRYSSGHGSDNSSVLSGELPPAMGRTALFYHSGGSSGYESMIRDSEATGSASSAHDSMSESGMSSSGRTRSSKYPKKRANGFQRRRLIPAPLPDTSSLGKKVGTAGQWVDLPPMSGPLKEPFEIKVYEIDDVERLQRRRQEETTEQPFQDVDKGLLYFNSKLKILERRQQQVRELRAKHEVLLEELEDTKSRLMMDPSKWTGEFEVDQNLDKESPEYLEALAQVTEELEFCVNLCKSRVMMVTCFDISMATPGTQEGLREVEV
- the kif26ab gene encoding kinesin-like protein KIF26A isoform X2, which produces MDWKELAAQKLNLSSKRKKHQPSLLHPQEPSIYPTNFSGILQVSPPPAPPCLLRAVSKVKENPGMGKVKVMMRICPSLEAADSSESQSFLKVDSRKKQLTLYDPASSPHSSSGHRRSATVAVPKIFAFDAVFTQDASQAEVCSGTVAEVIQSVVNGADGCIFCFGQVKLGKTYTMIGKDSSTQSLGIVPCAISWLFKLINERKEKTGTRFSVRVSAVEIFGKDEELKDLLSEVSTGSLQEGQSPGIHLREDPICGTQLQNQSELRAPTAEKAAFFLDAAISARSTSRPNADEEERRNSHMLFTLHIYQYRMEKSGKGGMSGGRSRLHLIDLGSCEKVLSKSRDGGGGLCLSLNALGNVIMALANGAKHVPYRDSKLTMLLRESLGNINCRTTMIAHISDSPANYADSLTTIQLASRIHRMRKKKTKYASSSSGGESSCEEGRIRRPPHLRPFHPRTVALDPDLPSLLSDPDYSSSSEQSCDTVIYVGPGGAAISDRELSDNEGPPAFVPIIPSLNKKKSTKEGPLDRDQFFKCNTFAELQERLECIDGSEEPTAFVGEGKRSQASPKMDKSKESQGSVSPKTIEKFPYTQEGISPKQSPKSVAAHPSCSPNTKSKQENAKRQCIPAERAPSESVQNVCRTSADGEKDLVSESRVSTTKLATAAAPNSEPVVREKVYFNKKALPKPAPPPSQQKDSSKENADKEERSSTRMPPVGMSHQAVKRRDLCTSPMVRAPVEVCQVHSTLRERCLDRDILRATVTLQQPVELNGEDELVFTVVEELSIGSIVDKGRPSSIISFNSDCSLQALASGSRPVSIISSINDEFDAYTSAVGGSEVNIAVTPLQEGANECIDSRGSSISSWLSEVSVCTLESEGAHSTDVFLPQAKHMGPEATFYFDSLDMFHCVSSPRDAKNSLNDSGFSFSELDSDSAASSKLSLTKCPPSPESAKGSLRFTSKITKAHSLSSSQLPQGPSIVHSSLPRKIKPTSSICHISSSSSNNREPPRQETKQEDPWQRMDNHSEPQYSDSSNTSKFLRNPPSGIPSSKTSNNSNSVPRPPKVQGSTSSQRVVDGCEKSASKKSDPPSKMPQLRRGATTLGTVPVIHSSTDYKGTQDIIASTTSLKFSSLGKNNKANSQKSSNLPKPGCTSPPPPPVRKSSLDHKTKTLLPQSALKSAYGEAGRAFGARAAVSEDELEVRHRVDSTSFKNSSLKSDLNTAKVTSSLKARGPRGETGQHYGSQMSLERCESLSLSGSRAALSRENSGASLGSSSSKSSKSIPRFGIPNSSSAPIATCPSSPSTGNISKPGQVKASVNPRALGAVNGSKARSLSANNSKGLSSSTKSLATAVTRNTNANLPPSGRTSAPRTTAAVNSKPGRGTIMGTKQAMRAANSRVSELATGNISGKHMRGSGDSDSGNDSGVNVSDDKSPIAMLPSPYSKITAPRRPQRYSSGHGSDNSSVLSGELPPAMGRTALFYHSGGSSGYESMIRDSEATGSASSAHDSMSESGMSSSGRTRSSKYPKKRANGFQRRRLIPAPLPDTSSLGKKVGTAGQWVDLPPMSGPLKEPFEIKVYEIDDVERLQRRRQEETTEQPFQDVDKGLLYFNSKLKILERRQQQVRELRAKHEVLLEELEDTKSRLMMDPSKWTGEFEVDQNLDKESPEYLEALAQVTEELEFCVNLCKSRVMMVTCFDISMATPGTQEGLREVEV